DNA sequence from the Pseudoduganella plicata genome:
GCATCGGCGTGGCGCTGCTGCCGGAACCGTTCATCGACCGGCTGGCGGACGAGAAGCTGCACGCCGTGCGCATCGTCGAGCCGGAACTGCCGTGGCAGGTGGCGCACGTATGGAACGGACGCTATCTGTCGCACGCGGCGCGCGCGTGGCTGGACGTCTGTACCGAAGTGCTGGGCTGACCGTGCGAACCAGCGCCGCACCGGCAGCCCGACGGTCCACGTCAGGCCGGCCGTGCGGTGGTTCAGCCCACCCTGCATGGCTGCATCGATCTGGCAGTCTTTTCGTCCTGTCCCGCATGGACGCGACCGGCCAGCAGGCAGCCGGCAAGGCAGGCAAATAAGGTGCTGCGCATGGTGTCCCCCCTGTTGCGACACCGTCATGGTACCGGCGGCCAGCGCACCTGGCGTGTCCGGTTGCCCTTCAGGGCATGCGGCCCGTCCGCAGGGCATATGCCCAGTCGCCCCGGCCGTTGCGCTCGGCCAGTGCGGCCGCGCCATGCCAGTCGTACGCCAGGGCGATATGCTCGACAGTCCACGTCCCGCCGGTACGCTCGAGCACGGCGTAGCGGGCATGCGGCGTGCCGTTCTCCATCTTGTGCAGGATAGGATAGTCGTCGCGGTAGGCCTGCAGGCCGACGCTGCCGGGATTGACGATCAGGCGGCCGTCGTCCAGCAGCATGCTGCGCGGCAGATGTGTGTGGCCGCACAGGAACAGGCTGGCCTGCGCGGTGCCCGCGCGCTCGCGCACCTCGTCATGCGCGGCCGCGTGCCGGCCGGCGGGCGAGACGCCATCGAGCCAAAGCACGGTGTCCGATGCGGGCGTGCCGTGCACCATCAGGACATCGTCGACAGGCCGCAGCGTGGCGGGCAGCGCGCGCATCCAGTCGCGCTGGTCGTCCGTGATGTCGTCGTGGGCAAAACGGTCGGAGGGCCGCATCCGCGCCGGATCGCAGCCCATCTGGCGCTCGTGGTTGCCCGCGATGGTGGGAAAATTCAGCGGCATCAGGCGCGCTGCCGTGGCGCGCGGCTGCAATGGGCCGGACAGGATATCGCCCAGGTTGACCACCACGTCCACGCGGCGGCGCGCGATGTCGGCCAGCACGGCCTCCAGCGCTGCCAGGTTGCCATGGATGTCGGAGATGGCCGCGATTCTCATGATTGTCAGTATAAGCGAGGGACATCACAAATCGCGTCCCGCGGCCATGCCAGAATGGACGTTTGCAACGGAGGCTGGCGATGGAATACGAATACCGTGGTTATACGATCCGCAGCGAAGTATACGAAGACCCGACCGGCGGCCAGGTCAGGTGGCATTGCGCCGTCGAGATGCGGCCGCATACCGGAACCGCCCCCGAGCGCTTCACGACCGAGGAGCACTATGCTACCCGCGACGAGGCGGAACTGGGCGCGCAACGCGCGGCGCGCGACTACCTGGACCGCAAGCTGGCTGGCCTGACGGCGACCCACAACCCTCAGGTATAAGCCAGCAGGCGCCCGCAGCTGATCACCCCGACCCACAACAGCAGCGACAGCGCTGCGTGCAGCCGGGCGCGTGCAGGCGTGGCCGCCCCCACATCCCACGCGGATACGCGGCGCCACGGGCCCAGATGGAAGAACGCCGCGTTGATGCCGGCCGCCAGCAGCAGCGCCATCTTCAGCGTGAAGGTACGGTTGCCGAGGAAATCGCCGGGCTGGGATGAGAACATCAGCAGTCCGGCAGGCACGATGAGCAGCAGGCTGCCCACGGCCCACGGCAGCAGATGTGCCGCCAGCGCGCGCAGCGGCAACGCCCGCGCGCAGCCCAGCACGCGCAAGTCGAACAGCGCGACGGCGCCAACCAGCACGGCAAACCCCGTGATATGGACGATCTCGACGATGGGATACAGCCACGCGGCCTCGCGCATCGCCTGCGATACCGGGGTCGCCGCCAGCCACGCCGCCCACGCGGGCAGCGCCGCCATCAGCGCAGTTCCGTCGTCTTGTCGCCCACGGTGATGCGCTCGGCGCGCAGCTCATCGAGCTTGCTGCGGTGCGGATAGCCATAGACCATGACCTTCGTCCCGGCGGCCAGCGCCTCCTTGGCCAGGCCGCGGTTCTCCATCCGCGAGGGCGGCGCCAGCACGACGTGCCAGCGCTTGTCGGCCGACTGCAGCAGCACATGGCCGTGCGGCTGCGTGTAGCCGCTTTCGACGATGGTGCCGGACAGGTTCAGGGGTTTGCCCGCATCGTATTCGCTCCAGCCGTGGTGGGCAAAGGCGCTGGTGGACAGCAGCACGGCGGCGAGTGCCGGCATGAGCGACCGTGACACGGGCGTACGTGTCGCGGGGGTGCGTGATATGGAGCGGTTCATGGCTTCTCCTAGGTAGGTACTTCGGAAAACCGATAACGCAGCGGCTTGCGGCAAACGGTGGCGCCGGTGGCCGCGCGGTCACGATGGCGTCACAACAGCAATGTAATCTGCAGACTCCCGCCCGGCCCGGGCTATTCCCGGAGCGTGACGCTAACGCGGCTGGCTGCGGCGCTCCCGCCGCCGGTGCAACTGCGGCGAGCACAGCACCCGCAGCGCCGTCTGCCGCGGCACGCCGGCCAGCTGCATGTATTCCAGCGCAGGATGCACCCCGTCCGTATTCGCAATGCGTAATGCCTCGTCCACGCGCGCGGCCGTGAAATCGTCCGCGCGCGCCCTTCTGTTGCCGCGTTCCGCCATGATCGAACCCTTACTGCCAGTGGACCTGCCACGTTATCAAAACCTTATGGATGGAGGCGCACGCTTGTCACGCCGCAGCCCTGCCGTCCCTGCCTTGCCCGTCGAACGCACCAGGTTGCCGGCCCGATGACATCGTCAACCACGATGAGTGGCCGTCCCGCGTCACTGCGATCCACGTCGAGCGCTTAAAATACGCTTTTAAAAGGACAACGACGTGAAAAAAACCGACCTCGCCAAGAACGATGCCAAAAAACTGATGGGCAAGATGACGGGGCCGGGCGCCCCGCAGTTCGGCAGCGCCGCCGCACCCGCCATCGACAAACGCGAACAGCGCAAGCGCGACCAGGCGCTGGGGCTGGTGCCGTTTGCGGTCAAGCTCAACAGTGAGCTGGTGCAGCAGCTGCAGGCGCTGGCTGCCGAGAAGGGGCTGGATATGAATGCGACCGTGGCCGAGGTGCTGACCAAGGGGTTGGCGGCTGACTGACATCCGGCACAAGGACGATACGCCGCGGGCTGTCGCAATGGACCGGCTCCATTTGTGCCACATGCCGCATCCCGCGCCACGTCCGACGCCGGGTTGCTGCGATCCGCAATGCGGACATAACAACTCCTGACATCCCAACGGCTGTTCCGCAGCATGGTCGATGCTGTCTCCGCTCGAACAAATTGCGCGCCCAACAGCGGTTAGCGCTGAACTGCCTGCCGAGGCCAGCCCAAAAGCCGGCCTCGGCATCCATGCTCAAATGCGCACGCGGCTATTCGGCCGGGCAACCTCCGGTAGCGCTCATGCCTTGCGACGACGTGCGACGGCGCCAACCAGCCCCAGGCCGCCCAGCAACAGCATCCACATGGTCGGTTCCGGCACCGCGGCAATCTGTAGCGTCATCACGACATCGCTGACCTGCATTGCCGCAAAGGCGGGATAGCGGTCATACCAGCAATGATCCGTGCAGACGTAACGCTCGTAGCTCAAAGCGCCGGCATCCGCGGACGTCGAAAACTGAAGGACCGACCGGCCCGCGATCAACTGGTCCACGGTACTGGAATATGGCTGGCTGCCATCGATATCGCTGCCGCCGACGCGATAGATCGCCGGGTTGCCGTCGACAGTCCAGGAAGCGTAGAACGAGTTCTTTGCGAATGGACGCTCGAATTGTTCCAAACCCGCCGGCGGCGGGGTTACGTACAGTGCGCCCGTCACCTTGGCGTCGATCGTCAAGGCAGTGATCCGATAGCCGTCGCGCACGTCGAACTGCAGCGACGCCGTATTGAACCACCCTTTGAAGGTCGGAGAATAGTAGTCACCCATTACCCTGAAATCCGCGGCGGGGATCAACCCGGCCATCGACAGGCTGGCCGTGCTGCCCGTATCGGACAGCACGGCCAGGTCAACGCGATCGTGGGCAGACAACGTGGCGACATCAAAATTTGTTGTCGTAACCCGGTCAGCGGCCTGCGCTACGCCGGCCGATGCGGCAAGACCGAGAATCAGCCCGGCAATCGTTTGTTTCATGAGTTCTCCTCTTCTGTTTCGAATAATGCGGCATTGCTGCGGCTGGCAACACAATAGCATCCGCATTCGCCATCAAGAATCACGAACAGTAACAAAAGAACATTTTTTTCTCATCATCTGCATTGGCCGGTGCGCTCTCGTCGTTTCGCAAAGCGAAAAGGCCAGCGCAATGGCTGGCCTTTCTTTGGAATCTGCGGATCCGGGTCCGGTAAGCGCACGCCGCTCCCGTTCTTTCACCGATTGAACTCAGTTCGCCCTCTTGCGCGCGATCGCGCCAATGGCGAGCAACCCGGCCAGCATCATGCCATACGTCTCCGGCTCCGGCACCATGGACACATTGACGTGGGCCACGTCGGACGCAGGTCCGCCCAGGCATGGTCCCCGCCAAAATAACGGTGGCGATATTCCGCCGATGCCGTCGTGGGCGCCGCGATCCCGTGGAGTAATCAAATCGTCCTTCGTCTCCGTATCGTATCCGAAGACGGATGTCAGCTGGAACGGTGTGCCGGGCGTTTGCGATCGCTTCGACTTCCGCCAGCATGGCGTCCAGCTCACCGGCCTCGGCGACTGGCATGCGCTGATTAGCCGGGTACTTGTTGTTCAGGTCTTGCGCTTTCTTTGCAGCGGCGTCGCGCTGTGCGCGCAGTTGTGCGAGTTTCGACATGGATTTCCTCAGGGTTTGGTCCGCTCTCGCGGCCGATATGGACGAAAAAAAACCGCCTCGAGGGCGGCTGCTTTAGTGGCGCGAGAGCGTCAGCTAACTTGGAGGCGGGCCAGCATGGCGATGCGCTGCTGCTGGCGGGCGCGGTGTTCTTCAGTGGCGATATCCTCGATACCGCCGGCGTTGTCTTCGATCTTGGGCGCCTTGGAGTAGGCGCTCATGTTCCAGGCGGCCTGGGCCTTCTTGCCCTCGGCGATGCGGTCGACGAGGCCGGCCGCAAGCGCCTCCTCGGCGGAGTACCAGGTCTCGGCATCCATGGCGGCTTTCACGTCGTCGACGGCCATGCCGCTTTTCGCCGCGTACTGGCCCGCCAGCGTGCCGTCGATCTTCGACAGCAGCGACACGGTGGCCGTCAGGTCGGCTGCGTTGCCCATGGCCCAGGTCCAGGCGTTGTGAATCATGAAGAAGCCGCCCGGGGCGATCTCGACCTCGTCGGCCGCGATGGCGATGACGGTGGCCGCGCTGGCGGCATAGCCGTCAACGTGTGCGATGACGCGGGCGCCGGTGTCGCGGATGGCCTGGCAGATCGTCTGTGCGGCGAACACGTCGCCACCCGGGCTGTTGATCCGTAGGTGCACGTCGCCGCCCTTGATCGCGCGGATCTGCGGCACCAGCGCCTCGGCGGAGACGCCGCCCCACCAGTGCGCCGTTTCCTCATCGGCGACGATGGAGTCGTACAGGTAGATCGTGGTCTCGGCGCCCTCGGCGACGATTCGCGACTGCGGCAGCCGTTCAGGCCGTTTTTTGTTGCTCGCCAGGAGCTGGGTCAGGCTGTTGGGCACTCGCGCCTCCATTCAGTTGTAAATCCGCGTTCGGCGGC
Encoded proteins:
- a CDS encoding metallophosphoesterase family protein, which encodes MRIAAISDIHGNLAALEAVLADIARRRVDVVVNLGDILSGPLQPRATAARLMPLNFPTIAGNHERQMGCDPARMRPSDRFAHDDITDDQRDWMRALPATLRPVDDVLMVHGTPASDTVLWLDGVSPAGRHAAAHDEVRERAGTAQASLFLCGHTHLPRSMLLDDGRLIVNPGSVGLQAYRDDYPILHKMENGTPHARYAVLERTGGTWTVEHIALAYDWHGAAALAERNGRGDWAYALRTGRMP
- a CDS encoding DUF6644 family protein — protein: MAALPAWAAWLAATPVSQAMREAAWLYPIVEIVHITGFAVLVGAVALFDLRVLGCARALPLRALAAHLLPWAVGSLLLIVPAGLLMFSSQPGDFLGNRTFTLKMALLLAAGINAAFFHLGPWRRVSAWDVGAATPARARLHAALSLLLWVGVISCGRLLAYT
- a CDS encoding DUF6152 family protein; the encoded protein is MNRSISRTPATRTPVSRSLMPALAAVLLSTSAFAHHGWSEYDAGKPLNLSGTIVESGYTQPHGHVLLQSADKRWHVVLAPPSRMENRGLAKEALAAGTKVMVYGYPHRSKLDELRAERITVGDKTTELR
- a CDS encoding PEP-CTERM sorting domain-containing protein: MKQTIAGLILGLAASAGVAQAADRVTTTNFDVATLSAHDRVDLAVLSDTGSTASLSMAGLIPAADFRVMGDYYSPTFKGWFNTASLQFDVRDGYRITALTIDAKVTGALYVTPPPAGLEQFERPFAKNSFYASWTVDGNPAIYRVGGSDIDGSQPYSSTVDQLIAGRSVLQFSTSADAGALSYERYVCTDHCWYDRYPAFAAMQVSDVVMTLQIAAVPEPTMWMLLLGGLGLVGAVARRRKA
- a CDS encoding head maturation protease, ClpP-related; its protein translation is MPNSLTQLLASNKKRPERLPQSRIVAEGAETTIYLYDSIVADEETAHWWGGVSAEALVPQIRAIKGGDVHLRINSPGGDVFAAQTICQAIRDTGARVIAHVDGYAASAATVIAIAADEVEIAPGGFFMIHNAWTWAMGNAADLTATVSLLSKIDGTLAGQYAAKSGMAVDDVKAAMDAETWYSAEEALAAGLVDRIAEGKKAQAAWNMSAYSKAPKIEDNAGGIEDIATEEHRARQQQRIAMLARLQVS